One window of Anaerolineales bacterium genomic DNA carries:
- a CDS encoding toll/interleukin-1 receptor domain-containing protein, producing the protein MSTIWITYAWEDNKSQDVDFIAQELISAGLKVNLDRWNLRAGVRLWDQIANFITSPNECDGWLFIATQNSLGSEACQEEMAYAIDRALSQRTATFPLIGLFLSSVDKELIPAAIKARLFVSIRDPDWKERIKSSVENRQPNISRPILKPYHFTLHPKSPTHTHWIIEVGPRAGSWVPFFVALPVDLQNRTSILHSPKGRIPLHGGSLFDYGENLSADGKWWIQWAGNEATPTMSYFISTLQMPEQMAFGVFNGKPQYLIVPSNEK; encoded by the coding sequence ATGTCGACTATATGGATTACTTATGCGTGGGAAGACAATAAGTCACAGGACGTTGATTTTATTGCCCAAGAGTTAATCTCTGCTGGCTTGAAAGTAAACCTAGATAGATGGAATCTTCGTGCTGGTGTTCGTCTTTGGGATCAAATTGCAAACTTTATTACTAGTCCAAACGAATGCGATGGATGGCTTTTCATCGCAACACAAAATAGCCTTGGTAGCGAGGCATGTCAAGAAGAGATGGCTTATGCAATAGATCGAGCACTTTCGCAAAGAACAGCGACTTTCCCGCTAATTGGGCTATTTCTATCTTCGGTGGATAAGGAACTTATTCCTGCCGCAATTAAAGCCAGGCTTTTCGTAAGCATCCGAGACCCAGACTGGAAAGAGCGCATTAAGTCATCTGTTGAGAATCGTCAACCAAATATTTCACGACCAATACTAAAACCTTATCACTTCACTTTGCACCCGAAGTCCCCAACCCATACACACTGGATCATTGAAGTTGGTCCACGTGCAGGATCATGGGTACCATTTTTCGTTGCTCTTCCTGTTGATCTTCAAAACCGCACTTCAATATTGCATAGTCCAAAGGGGCGAATTCCTCTTCATGGTGGAAGTCTCTTCGACTATGGTGAAAATTTATCGGCGGATGGAAAATGGTGGATTCAATGGGCGGGTAATGAAGCCACACCCACCATGAGCTACTTCATTTCTACACTCCAAATGCCAGAGCAAATGGCATTTGGAGTTTTCAATGGCAAGCCTCAATACTTAATAGTTCCGAGCAATGAGAAATAA
- a CDS encoding PD40 domain-containing protein — MKRLRVIFLFVFLMGCSSGSNVILTATLDVVSTRTPIPTQTTISPTQSLAPTVTLTPTVTATAIGGGGGKIAFTSERDGVPEIYVINPDGSNLIKLTNDITPKYDPSWSPDSKTIAFVTNDNVNDSLYIMNTDGSNPTKLIDAKDLSINRQATPDWQLGIRDPVWSPDGKKIAFVAGHSIGVWSIFDMYVIDADGSSLLDMHAIDGEDSNLVTPADRPAFDESPAWSPDSQKIAFSSDVEWDKVGAIFNSCGGIGGICVMNVDGTNLISIANGIGYGGVDSHANWSPDGTKIAFSSGRNGDREIFVMNSDGSNPINLTNYSGAWDNYPIWSPNGEKIAFNSYRDGNFEIYVMNADGTNAYNLTNHPASDITPVWSPDGTRIVFISERDGNLEIYVIDSDGNNLVRLTENAAKDYSPVWSP, encoded by the coding sequence ATGAAAAGACTGCGAGTCATTTTCTTATTTGTATTTTTGATGGGATGTTCGTCTGGTTCAAACGTTATCCTCACTGCAACTTTGGACGTCGTGTCAACGCGAACACCTATTCCAACACAGACAACCATTTCTCCCACCCAATCATTAGCTCCAACAGTAACGTTAACGCCTACCGTAACTGCAACAGCGATTGGTGGCGGAGGGGGAAAGATCGCTTTTACATCTGAACGGGACGGGGTTCCTGAAATTTATGTGATAAATCCGGATGGCAGTAATCTAATCAAATTGACAAATGATATAACTCCCAAATACGATCCGTCTTGGTCTCCGGACAGTAAGACAATTGCGTTTGTCACCAATGACAATGTCAATGACAGCCTTTACATCATGAATACGGATGGCTCCAATCCAACCAAGCTAATAGACGCAAAAGACCTTAGCATAAATAGACAGGCAACCCCAGATTGGCAACTAGGTATTCGCGATCCAGTTTGGTCACCCGATGGCAAGAAGATTGCGTTTGTTGCCGGTCATTCAATTGGCGTCTGGTCCATTTTTGACATGTATGTGATCGATGCTGATGGCAGCAGCTTGCTTGACATGCATGCGATTGATGGTGAGGATAGCAATCTGGTTACACCTGCAGATCGTCCTGCATTTGATGAATCCCCAGCCTGGTCTCCTGATAGTCAAAAGATCGCCTTTAGTTCTGATGTAGAGTGGGACAAGGTTGGGGCTATTTTTAACAGTTGCGGTGGGATTGGGGGAATTTGCGTAATGAATGTAGATGGCACCAATCTGATCAGTATAGCAAACGGAATAGGATATGGAGGAGTTGACAGCCACGCGAACTGGTCACCAGACGGCACGAAAATCGCTTTTTCATCTGGACGCAATGGTGATCGTGAAATCTTTGTGATGAACTCTGACGGGAGCAATCCGATCAATCTAACAAACTATAGTGGTGCCTGGGATAACTATCCCATCTGGTCGCCAAATGGAGAGAAAATTGCTTTTAATTCCTATCGGGACGGTAACTTTGAAATCTATGTGATGAACGCGGATGGTACGAATGCTTATAATCTGACAAACCATCCGGCGAGTGACATTACCCCAGTCTGGTCACCAGATGGAACGAGAATTGTGTTTATCTCGGAACGCGATGGAAATTTGGAAATCTATGTGATTGACTCAGATGGCAACAATCTGGTCAGATTGACAGAGAATGCCGCCAAGGATTATTCGCCAGTCTGGTCACCATAG
- a CDS encoding HRDC domain-containing protein: protein MSNVLPPPVWVNSPDQLGKMVEDLAAQSRVAVDTESNSLHAYREKVCLLQFSSSKTDYLVDPLSLKDLSQLASIFSNPKIEKIFHAAEYDLICLRRDFEFTFANLFDTMHAARVLGYPAVGLDKLLGDKFGVKMDKRHQKANWAARPLTKEQIHYARLDTHYLSDLRDALENELKEKDRLYFAVEDFQRACLIDDTKPRTNGAAWERFAGRKDLSPRELTVVAQLCNWRDKEAERLDRPPYKVMMDDVLIALAKNPPEAKEDLSAAGLSEKQIRLWGDMVLSATKHGAQAPLVERRQAERKNDAVLRRLEKLKAWRKNLGTTMQVESDIILPRPYLAALSEHPPKDVDELKEMMRDTPARFEKFGAQILKTLGVKHAN from the coding sequence ATGTCGAACGTCCTGCCGCCGCCCGTATGGGTGAATTCACCGGACCAGTTGGGGAAAATGGTCGAAGACCTCGCCGCACAATCCCGGGTGGCAGTGGATACCGAATCGAACAGCCTGCATGCCTATCGCGAAAAAGTCTGCCTGCTGCAATTTTCCTCGTCGAAAACGGATTATCTGGTCGATCCGCTTTCGCTCAAAGACCTTAGTCAGCTCGCCTCGATTTTTTCAAACCCGAAGATCGAAAAGATATTTCACGCCGCCGAATACGACCTGATCTGCCTGCGGCGCGATTTCGAATTCACCTTCGCCAACCTGTTCGACACAATGCACGCCGCGCGCGTGCTCGGATATCCGGCAGTGGGACTCGATAAACTGCTCGGAGATAAATTCGGCGTGAAGATGGATAAACGCCACCAGAAGGCAAATTGGGCGGCGCGCCCGTTGACCAAGGAACAGATCCATTATGCGCGTTTGGACACGCATTACCTATCCGACCTGCGCGACGCGCTCGAAAATGAATTGAAGGAAAAGGACCGCCTGTATTTCGCCGTCGAAGATTTCCAGCGCGCCTGCCTCATCGACGACACGAAGCCGAGGACGAATGGCGCGGCGTGGGAGCGATTTGCCGGGCGCAAGGACCTCTCTCCGCGCGAGTTGACCGTCGTTGCTCAATTGTGCAATTGGCGCGATAAGGAAGCGGAACGTCTCGACCGCCCTCCTTATAAAGTGATGATGGACGATGTTCTGATCGCCCTTGCGAAGAATCCGCCCGAAGCGAAGGAGGATCTATCCGCGGCGGGGCTCTCGGAGAAACAGATCCGTTTGTGGGGCGATATGGTTCTAAGTGCGACCAAACACGGGGCGCAGGCTCCGCTTGTGGAACGCAGGCAGGCTGAACGCAAGAACGATGCGGTGCTCAGAAGGCTGGAAAAGCTCAAGGCGTGGAGAAAGAATTTGGGGACGACGATGCAGGTAGAGTCGGATATCATCCTGCCAAGGCCCTATCTGGCGGCTTTGTCCGAACATCCGCCGAAGGATGTGGACGAACTGAAAGAGATGATGAGGGACACGCCTGCGCGTTTCGAGAAATTCGGCGCGCAGATCCTGAAGACCCTTGGAGTGAAACATGCGAATTAA
- a CDS encoding GNAT family N-acetyltransferase has product MNIRSATIDDLDDIARIEKECFPVAEAATEESLRDRLTAYPDHFWLLEIDEKIIGFIDGMVTNELAIVDEMFEKAELHDESGKWQAIFGVAVLPEYRRNGYAAMMMERVISDSKLQNRRGCILTCKDKLVSYYEKMGFMNYGVSKSIHGGETWYDMKLEF; this is encoded by the coding sequence ATGAATATAAGGTCGGCCACCATAGATGATTTAGACGATATAGCCAGGATAGAAAAAGAATGCTTCCCTGTAGCAGAAGCGGCTACCGAAGAATCTTTGCGAGATCGGTTAACTGCATACCCCGATCATTTTTGGCTTTTAGAAATTGATGAAAAAATAATCGGTTTTATCGATGGTATGGTTACAAATGAATTAGCCATTGTCGATGAGATGTTTGAAAAGGCCGAACTTCATGACGAAAGCGGCAAGTGGCAGGCAATATTCGGAGTAGCTGTGCTTCCTGAATATCGCAGAAATGGTTATGCGGCTATGATGATGGAACGTGTCATATCCGATTCTAAACTGCAAAACCGGCGGGGATGCATATTAACGTGTAAAGATAAGTTGGTGAGTTATTATGAGAAAATGGGATTCATGAACTATGGCGTATCTAAATCTATTCACGGCGGAGAAACCTGGTATGACATGAAGTTAGAATTCTAA
- a CDS encoding acyltransferase: MSDRPERQMEFEALRGLSIILLLSLHSEIYDPIVFGETLKHIGFFVASFLLGSFFFLAGYFTEVSLNKPSRNIISFAWSKFIRIYPPYWLAVILFVFYLGYTLKRTDMAVYAMNLQVVFSPVFVKQLLTLWYISMLVVFYILFGGMMFAIRSSAGLAAASAALFAVTYFLHLMWGFFDPRFFQYYFIFLAGVFFCRFQEVRQKLYDWNPVVKIILAAAALFPLQWILEYSRTEGAFYLLAVDFFILSWILLWLTIFRTKAGNWRIWLWLSTASYFTYLFHRPLWYLIDNTFGLGKDMTTVYIHLTFGAILALIIGYYLQRGYDRLLASLRLK; the protein is encoded by the coding sequence ATGAGCGACAGACCCGAACGCCAAATGGAATTCGAAGCCCTGCGGGGGCTTTCAATTATCTTGCTGTTGTCGCTCCACAGCGAGATCTATGACCCGATCGTGTTCGGCGAGACCTTGAAGCACATCGGATTCTTCGTGGCCTCCTTCCTGTTGGGCTCGTTTTTTTTCCTGGCGGGCTATTTCACCGAGGTATCGCTCAACAAACCGAGTCGAAATATCATCTCCTTTGCCTGGTCGAAGTTCATCCGGATCTATCCGCCGTATTGGCTGGCAGTGATTCTATTTGTCTTTTATCTCGGCTACACCCTGAAGCGCACGGACATGGCGGTCTATGCGATGAACCTGCAGGTCGTGTTTTCGCCGGTCTTCGTCAAACAATTGCTCACGTTATGGTACATCAGCATGCTGGTCGTGTTCTATATCCTGTTCGGGGGAATGATGTTCGCGATTCGTTCGAGCGCCGGGCTCGCTGCCGCATCCGCGGCGCTGTTCGCTGTGACCTACTTCCTGCATTTGATGTGGGGATTCTTCGACCCGCGCTTCTTCCAATATTATTTCATCTTCCTTGCAGGCGTGTTCTTTTGTCGGTTTCAAGAGGTACGGCAGAAGCTCTACGATTGGAATCCCGTCGTTAAAATCATTCTTGCAGCTGCCGCCCTCTTCCCTCTGCAATGGATTTTGGAATATTCAAGGACCGAAGGCGCATTCTATCTGCTTGCAGTCGATTTCTTCATCCTGTCGTGGATCCTGCTGTGGCTGACGATCTTCAGAACGAAGGCGGGAAATTGGCGTATCTGGCTCTGGCTTTCGACCGCTTCATATTTCACGTATCTGTTCCACCGTCCATTATGGTATTTGATCGACAATACCTTTGGGTTGGGGAAGGATATGACCACCGTTTACATCCATTTGACCTTTGGCGCGATCCTGGCGTTGATTATCGGTTATTACCTCCAGCGCGGATACGACCGCCTGCTTGCATCGTTGCGTTTGAAATGA
- a CDS encoding GNAT family N-acetyltransferase — MDIVPANLLDLNALRRLEHESFELDAWPLLDLMAVLTYPDVVRLKAVEGSQMIGFIAGDPHPRDGWGWIATIAVDPRYRRRGIATALLHECEKRLGVPRSRLTVRLSNEAAIRMYEREGYAAIDIWNSYYSDGEDAMVMEKTL, encoded by the coding sequence ATGGACATCGTCCCTGCCAACCTTCTCGATCTCAATGCACTGCGGAGATTGGAGCACGAGAGTTTCGAACTGGATGCCTGGCCCCTGCTGGACCTGATGGCGGTTTTGACATATCCCGATGTGGTTCGACTCAAAGCGGTGGAGGGCAGCCAGATGATCGGATTCATTGCCGGTGATCCGCATCCACGCGACGGGTGGGGCTGGATCGCCACCATCGCAGTGGATCCCCGCTATCGGCGGCGCGGAATCGCAACCGCGCTGCTGCATGAATGCGAGAAGCGACTCGGCGTGCCAAGGTCGCGGCTGACCGTGAGGCTGTCGAACGAGGCCGCGATCCGCATGTATGAGCGCGAAGGATACGCCGCCATCGATATATGGAATTCGTACTACAGCGACGGGGAGGATGCGATGGTGATGGAGAAGACCTTATGA
- a CDS encoding acetylxylan esterase — MSIDQLRQEISEFLEFSISDAPVHYVTHETIQEDGYQRFRISYPSQEGDQIPAFLLLPDGRDQFAAVLVHHQHNSQRHLGKSEVCGLVGDTLQAFGPALAQQGIVVLAPDSICFEDRRHNITGIEPDDADVEQHYNEMCYRLLRGDTLMHKVLSDSAQAISLLSSHSQVDPQRIGILGHSYGGNTVLFHGAVDERIRFACASGAACTYQYKMAHQLGIEMAEVIPGFVTRYDIPDLIACFAPRRILIASATNDKASQDANKIVNESQEICASEGVIAHLEHQRDIGGHALTQERFYRILQWITECAA; from the coding sequence ATGAGCATAGATCAGTTACGTCAAGAGATCAGTGAATTCCTAGAGTTCAGCATTTCAGATGCTCCTGTTCACTATGTAACGCACGAAACAATTCAAGAAGATGGCTATCAAAGATTCCGTATCAGTTACCCTAGCCAAGAGGGAGATCAAATTCCAGCCTTTCTCTTGTTACCAGATGGAAGAGATCAATTCGCTGCGGTATTAGTGCATCATCAGCATAATAGTCAGAGGCACTTGGGAAAGAGTGAAGTCTGTGGTTTGGTGGGCGATACTTTGCAAGCGTTTGGTCCAGCGTTAGCACAGCAGGGCATAGTCGTTTTAGCACCTGACTCCATTTGTTTTGAAGATCGGCGCCACAATATTACAGGGATTGAACCAGATGATGCAGACGTCGAGCAACATTACAATGAGATGTGCTATCGTCTACTGCGAGGCGATACACTTATGCACAAAGTCCTGAGCGACTCTGCCCAAGCGATCTCTCTTCTGAGTTCACATTCTCAGGTCGACCCACAGCGCATCGGTATTCTTGGACATTCCTACGGTGGCAATACCGTGTTGTTCCATGGCGCAGTGGATGAGCGTATCCGTTTTGCATGTGCGAGTGGTGCAGCCTGCACATATCAATATAAAATGGCACACCAACTGGGCATTGAAATGGCAGAGGTGATTCCAGGGTTTGTAACACGTTATGATATTCCAGATCTGATCGCCTGTTTCGCACCTCGCCGAATTCTTATTGCGTCAGCCACAAACGACAAGGCTTCACAAGATGCAAATAAAATTGTGAACGAGTCCCAAGAAATCTGCGCTTCGGAGGGCGTGATTGCTCATTTGGAACATCAGCGCGACATAGGAGGGCACGCCCTAACTCAAGAGCGTTTCTATCGTATATTGCAGTGGATAACTGAGTGTGCGGCATAA
- a CDS encoding SPFH/Band 7/PHB domain protein: MEFLGGSIACIVGAIVLVGFVFLANAIRIVPEYQRLVVFRLGRSVGAKGPGIVILIPVIDRGVKVDLREQVREVPQQTSITKDNAPISIDFLWYFKVMEPTQSVLQVTNFETAAAGIAATTLRAVIGGIPLDDVLSQREHINNMLRTRLDEVTERWGVKVTNVEIREIVPPRDVQDAMNRQMSAERIRRAVVTESTGTREAAVNVAEGEKQAAILRAEGQKQAAILEAEGQQQAQELKAQGFAKAIEAIYGSAKNVDQKTMTLQYFETLKSLGMSPSTKYIFPMEFTTLLDNFLGKDAKK, from the coding sequence ATGGAGTTTTTAGGTGGTAGCATAGCTTGTATCGTTGGCGCAATCGTCCTGGTCGGTTTTGTATTCCTTGCCAACGCCATCCGCATTGTGCCCGAATACCAACGCCTGGTCGTGTTTCGGTTGGGACGTAGTGTCGGCGCAAAGGGACCCGGTATTGTCATTCTCATTCCGGTAATCGACCGCGGCGTGAAAGTGGATCTGCGCGAGCAGGTGCGCGAAGTTCCGCAGCAGACATCCATCACCAAGGATAATGCCCCGATTTCCATCGACTTTTTGTGGTACTTCAAAGTGATGGAACCGACCCAGTCGGTGTTGCAGGTCACCAACTTTGAAACTGCCGCGGCCGGTATAGCGGCAACCACACTGCGCGCGGTCATCGGTGGTATCCCGCTCGATGACGTGCTTTCCCAGCGCGAGCATATCAACAATATGCTGCGCACCCGCCTCGACGAAGTGACCGAGCGCTGGGGTGTGAAAGTGACCAACGTGGAAATCCGCGAGATCGTCCCGCCGCGCGACGTGCAGGACGCGATGAACCGCCAGATGTCCGCCGAACGCATTCGCCGCGCCGTGGTGACCGAATCCACGGGTACGCGCGAAGCTGCCGTCAATGTGGCGGAAGGCGAAAAGCAAGCCGCCATTCTGCGGGCGGAAGGTCAGAAACAAGCCGCGATCCTTGAAGCCGAAGGCCAGCAGCAGGCGCAGGAACTGAAGGCGCAAGGTTTCGCGAAAGCCATCGAGGCGATCTACGGTTCCGCCAAGAACGTGGATCAGAAGACCATGACGCTGCAATACTTCGAAACGCTCAAATCATTGGGCATGAGTCCTTCGACCAAGTACATCTTCCCGATGGAGTTTACAACTCTGCTCGATAACTTCCTCGGCAAGGATGCGAAAAAGTAG
- a CDS encoding MBL fold metallo-hydrolase — protein sequence MRINFHGAAHTVTGSQHLLEINGHKLLLDCGLYQGRRAESYERNTNFRYDPRSVDAVILSHAHIDHAGNLPNLVKQGYEGAIHVTHATRDISTVMLADSGRIQESDAEFVNRKRAERGEDPIEPLYTEADAEEVAGMFAGAHYGEAFEPIPGVVARFFEAGHILGSAGVSLEIEEKGGKIHLWFSGDIGRFKLPLLRDPVLPAHADYMIMECTYGDKKHNDPQLAFDEFQTVVKRTVERGGKVIVPAFAVGRTQEIVYHLNQMMFEGDVPRVPVYVDSPLAVRASDVFKQHLECFDEETKKFVQESRHPALDFKMLTYTRSVEESKALNERTDPMVIISASGMAETGRILHHIKNNIENPKNTICIVSWQAPDTLGRRLADREPEVRIFGDWYKRKCDVATIGGLSGHAGQDLLVKYAMGVKGSVKDVFLVHGEEKQAMTLKGLLKGQGLDRVHYPDMHESVSL from the coding sequence ATGCGAATTAATTTTCACGGCGCGGCGCATACCGTGACGGGCAGCCAGCACCTGCTGGAAATCAACGGTCATAAACTTTTATTGGATTGCGGGCTGTACCAGGGCAGGCGCGCCGAGTCGTATGAGCGCAACACGAATTTCCGGTATGACCCGCGCAGCGTGGATGCGGTCATCCTTTCGCACGCGCATATCGATCATGCCGGGAACCTGCCGAATTTGGTCAAGCAGGGATACGAAGGCGCGATCCATGTCACGCACGCCACAAGGGATATTTCCACGGTGATGCTGGCGGATTCGGGGCGCATCCAGGAATCGGATGCGGAGTTCGTGAACAGGAAACGCGCCGAACGCGGAGAAGACCCGATCGAGCCGCTTTACACCGAAGCGGACGCGGAGGAAGTGGCGGGCATGTTTGCAGGCGCACATTACGGGGAGGCGTTCGAGCCGATCCCCGGAGTCGTCGCGCGGTTTTTCGAAGCGGGTCATATTCTTGGTTCTGCCGGTGTGTCGCTTGAGATCGAAGAAAAGGGCGGGAAGATTCACTTATGGTTTTCTGGCGATATCGGGCGGTTTAAACTGCCTTTATTGCGCGATCCTGTTTTGCCCGCCCATGCCGATTATATGATCATGGAATGCACGTACGGCGATAAGAAACACAACGACCCCCAATTGGCGTTCGACGAATTTCAAACAGTGGTCAAACGGACGGTGGAACGCGGGGGCAAGGTGATCGTGCCCGCCTTTGCGGTCGGACGCACGCAGGAGATCGTCTATCACCTGAACCAGATGATGTTCGAGGGCGATGTGCCGCGCGTGCCCGTCTATGTGGACAGTCCCCTCGCTGTGAGGGCGTCGGATGTTTTCAAACAGCATCTCGAATGCTTCGACGAGGAAACGAAGAAGTTCGTGCAGGAATCGCGCCACCCGGCTCTCGACTTCAAGATGCTGACCTATACACGCTCCGTGGAGGAATCCAAAGCCTTGAACGAGCGCACCGACCCGATGGTCATCATCTCGGCTTCGGGCATGGCTGAGACGGGGCGCATCCTCCACCACATCAAGAACAATATCGAGAACCCAAAGAACACCATTTGCATTGTCTCGTGGCAGGCACCGGATACTCTCGGGCGCAGGCTGGCGGACCGCGAACCGGAAGTGCGCATCTTTGGTGATTGGTATAAACGCAAATGCGATGTGGCGACCATTGGCGGTTTGTCCGGCCATGCCGGGCAGGACCTGCTGGTGAAATACGCGATGGGCGTCAAAGGGAGTGTGAAGGACGTCTTCCTCGTCCACGGCGAAGAAAAACAGGCGATGACCTTGAAGGGATTGCTGAAAGGGCAGGGATTGGACCGGGTGCATTATCCCGATATGCATGAGAGTGTGAGCTTGTAA
- a CDS encoding IS110 family transposase has product MATSSGKYVGIDVSKDRLDIAVLGETKASQTGNDEKGIAGLIRDMKALEPERIVVEATGGYQRAVVAGLFRKGLAVAVVNPSRVRQFARACGLLAKTDKLDAQILAVFGERVKPRLYEGKDEKERELSGLLVRRRQLEEMIKAEKNRLRTIQPSLQASVERIIHCIQSEKKDVEDQIGVFIAGQEKWQVGRRILASAPGVGPVATATFLADLPELGKMDRKKIAALVGVAPMNHDSGRKRGYRKTKGGRADVRSVLYMATLVACRYNPTIKVQYENLLKRGKEKKVALTACMRKFLTILNAMMRDQVPFRQRVIV; this is encoded by the coding sequence ATGGCAACAAGTAGTGGAAAGTACGTAGGGATCGATGTGTCGAAAGACAGGTTGGATATTGCGGTACTGGGGGAGACCAAAGCCAGCCAGACAGGGAACGATGAAAAAGGGATAGCCGGACTCATCCGGGATATGAAAGCCCTCGAGCCCGAACGGATCGTCGTGGAAGCCACGGGCGGCTACCAGCGGGCGGTGGTGGCAGGCTTATTTCGGAAAGGCTTGGCGGTCGCAGTGGTGAACCCATCCCGGGTGAGGCAATTCGCGCGCGCGTGCGGTCTGCTGGCGAAGACGGACAAGCTGGATGCCCAGATCCTGGCTGTATTTGGAGAGCGGGTGAAACCGAGGTTGTACGAGGGGAAAGATGAGAAGGAACGGGAATTGAGCGGGCTGTTGGTCAGACGCAGGCAATTGGAGGAGATGATAAAGGCAGAAAAGAACCGGTTGCGGACGATCCAGCCCAGTTTGCAGGCTTCGGTGGAGCGGATCATCCATTGCATACAGTCAGAGAAGAAGGATGTGGAGGATCAGATCGGTGTGTTTATTGCAGGGCAGGAAAAGTGGCAGGTGGGACGCAGGATATTGGCGAGCGCACCGGGCGTGGGACCGGTCGCCACAGCTACATTCCTGGCGGACCTGCCGGAGTTGGGAAAGATGGACCGGAAGAAGATTGCGGCGCTGGTGGGAGTGGCGCCGATGAACCACGACAGCGGCAGGAAACGAGGCTATCGCAAGACCAAGGGAGGACGGGCAGATGTGCGCAGTGTCTTATACATGGCGACCCTGGTGGCGTGTCGTTACAATCCTACGATCAAGGTGCAGTACGAGAATCTGTTGAAGCGCGGCAAGGAGAAGAAGGTGGCGCTGACCGCGTGTATGCGGAAGTTTCTAACGATCTTGAACGCGATGATGCGAGATCAGGTCCCGTTCAGGCAGAGGGTCATAGTCTGA
- a CDS encoding SHOCT domain-containing protein has protein sequence MPPLFTMKGVQGVLELYEDKVTITPKGLLGAINQGLKGTKTIPFSSITAIQFKKSGILSGYLQFTLPGGTESRGGVLDATKDENSFIFAGGKANEEAEKVKAYIEKQIQILRNPVTPKQEPASLSSELEKLADLKNKGIISDEEFQAAKKRLIG, from the coding sequence ATGCCACCATTATTCACAATGAAAGGTGTTCAAGGTGTTCTTGAACTATATGAAGATAAAGTTACAATCACGCCTAAAGGTCTTCTCGGGGCTATAAATCAAGGCTTGAAAGGTACGAAGACCATACCATTTTCTTCAATTACTGCCATTCAGTTCAAAAAGTCTGGCATCTTAAGTGGCTACCTTCAATTTACTTTGCCTGGTGGAACGGAAAGCCGTGGAGGTGTTTTGGACGCTACCAAAGATGAAAACTCGTTTATCTTTGCTGGCGGGAAGGCGAATGAAGAAGCTGAAAAAGTAAAGGCATATATTGAAAAGCAGATACAAATACTTCGTAACCCTGTTACGCCAAAACAAGAACCTGCCTCATTGTCCAGTGAACTTGAAAAGCTAGCTGATTTGAAGAATAAAGGCATCATAAGTGATGAGGAATTTCAAGCCGCAAAAAAACGTTTGATTGGATAG